A window of the Pseudomonadota bacterium genome harbors these coding sequences:
- a CDS encoding short chain dehydrogenase → YIDEEVLAAEGVIDLARYAVVPGTKNLLPDLFVD, encoded by the coding sequence TCTACATCGACGAGGAGGTGCTCGCCGCCGAGGGCGTCATCGATCTCGCGCGCTATGCGGTGGTGCCAGGCACGAAGAATTTGCTGCCCGATCTGTTCGTCGATTGA